Proteins encoded by one window of Pseudomonas coleopterorum:
- the rimK gene encoding 30S ribosomal protein S6--L-glutamate ligase gives MKIAVLSRNPRLYSTRRLIEAGTARGHEMVVIDTLRAYMNIASHKPQIHYRGKPLQGFDAVIPRIGASVTFYGCAVLRQFEMMDVFPLNESVAIARSRDKLRSLQLLSRRGIGLPVTGFAHSPDDIPDLISMVNGAPLVIKVLEGTQGIGVVLCETATAAESVIEAFMGLKQNIMVQEYIKEAGGADIRCFVVGDKVIAAMKRQAKPGEFRSNLHRGGSASLIKITPEERMTAIRAAKVMGLSVAGVDILRSNHGPLVMEVNSSPGLEGIEVTTGKDVAGMIIEHIEKNRGPNMTRTKGKG, from the coding sequence ATGAAGATCGCTGTGCTGTCGCGCAATCCGCGTCTGTATTCCACTCGTCGTCTGATCGAAGCCGGCACTGCCCGTGGCCATGAAATGGTCGTGATCGACACACTGCGCGCGTACATGAACATCGCCAGTCACAAGCCGCAGATCCACTACCGGGGCAAGCCGCTGCAGGGCTTCGATGCGGTCATTCCGCGCATCGGTGCGTCGGTCACCTTCTATGGCTGTGCGGTGCTGCGTCAGTTCGAAATGATGGACGTCTTTCCGCTGAACGAATCAGTGGCCATCGCCCGCTCGCGCGACAAGCTGCGCTCGCTGCAACTGCTGTCGCGACGCGGCATCGGCCTGCCTGTCACCGGCTTCGCCCACTCGCCGGACGACATTCCCGACCTGATCAGCATGGTCAATGGCGCCCCGCTGGTGATCAAGGTGCTCGAAGGCACCCAGGGCATCGGTGTGGTGCTGTGCGAAACCGCCACCGCCGCCGAGTCGGTGATCGAGGCGTTCATGGGTCTCAAGCAGAACATCATGGTTCAGGAGTACATCAAGGAGGCCGGCGGCGCCGACATTCGCTGCTTCGTGGTGGGTGACAAGGTGATTGCGGCCATGAAGCGCCAGGCCAAACCCGGCGAGTTTCGCTCCAACCTGCATCGTGGCGGCAGCGCCAGCCTGATCAAGATCACCCCGGAAGAGCGCATGACCGCGATCCGCGCGGCCAAGGTAATGGGGCTCAGCGTCGCCGGCGTGGACATCCTGCGCTCCAACCACGGCCCCTTGGTGATGGAGGTCAATTCATCGCCAGGCCTGGAAGGCATCGAGGTGACTACCGGCAAGGACGTGGCCGGGATGATCATCGAGCACATCGAAAAGAACAGAGGCCCGAACATGACCCGCACCAAGGGCAAGGGCTAG
- a CDS encoding RNA-binding S4 domain-containing protein: MAQKQKQEEEDKVRLDKWLWAARFYKTRALAKEAIESGKVHYRGERCKPGKEPHVGDELQIRTGFDERSVIIEALSIVRRGAPEAQTLYRETEQSQARREAAAAMRKAGALGVTTDGKPSKKQRRQLFSFRSGD; encoded by the coding sequence GTGGCACAGAAGCAAAAGCAGGAAGAAGAGGACAAGGTCCGTCTGGACAAATGGCTGTGGGCTGCGCGCTTCTACAAGACTCGTGCCCTGGCCAAGGAAGCCATCGAGAGCGGCAAGGTGCATTACCGCGGCGAGCGCTGCAAGCCGGGCAAGGAGCCGCACGTGGGCGATGAGCTGCAGATACGCACCGGTTTCGATGAGCGCAGCGTGATCATCGAGGCGCTGTCCATCGTGCGCCGTGGTGCGCCCGAAGCGCAGACGCTCTACCGCGAAACCGAGCAGAGCCAGGCCAGGCGCGAAGCCGCTGCGGCCATGCGCAAGGCCGGCGCGCTGGGCGTGACCACCGACGGCAAGCCTTCGAAGAAACAGCGTCGGCAGTTGTTCAGTTTTCGATCAGGGGATTGA
- a CDS encoding PaaI family thioesterase, with the protein MEIADDLTQSAYFRELGCQVRRLDAGVAEVALPMAEHLRNRGQVMHGGAIFSLVDIAMGLACSTSHGFDNQSVTLECKINYLRAVSEGEVICKAQVLHAGRRTMVVEAEVLQGEKLMAKAQGTFVVL; encoded by the coding sequence ATGGAGATTGCCGACGACCTGACCCAGAGCGCCTACTTTCGTGAGCTCGGCTGCCAGGTGCGACGCCTGGATGCCGGTGTGGCGGAAGTGGCACTGCCCATGGCCGAGCACCTGCGCAACCGTGGCCAGGTGATGCACGGCGGGGCCATCTTCAGCCTGGTCGACATTGCCATGGGCCTGGCGTGCTCGACCTCCCACGGTTTCGATAATCAAAGCGTCACGCTCGAATGCAAGATCAATTACCTTCGCGCGGTGTCAGAAGGTGAGGTGATCTGCAAGGCCCAGGTATTGCACGCCGGCCGACGCACGATGGTGGTGGAGGCCGAGGTGCTTCAGGGCGAAAAACTGATGGCAAAGGCACAAGGTACTTTCGTGGTTCTCTAG
- the gshA gene encoding glutamate--cysteine ligase, which translates to MSEFLNRRLTLLGEPATLSLLAQCLHGIERECLRVNHEGRLAQTPHPEALGSALTNEQVTTDYSESLLEFITPALEDPAQTLHSLEQIHRFVYSKLGSEYLWSPSMPCPLPAEEDIPLAYYGTSNIGRLKYVYRQGLSLRYGRTMQCIAGIHYNFSLPEQLWPVLKQADGYVGTDRDYQSSAYIALIRNFRRYSWLLMYLFGASPALDAGFLRGRAHQLEQLDAQTLYLPYATSLRMSDLGYQSNAQAGLTPCYNDLASYTDSLRKAVATPYPPYVQVGTHKDGEWVQLNTNILQIENEYYSNIRPKRVTYSGERPIQALMARGVQYIEVRCLDINPFLPTGVDLTESRFLDAFLLFCALESSPQIDSSECAACTGNFLSTVKEGRRPGLQLQRNGEAVELKAWAGDLLERIDAVAALLDRSTGTDEHAQAMAAQRAKVSDPSLTPSAQVLAKMAEQKQSFAEFSFSQSQAHAEYFRQQPLSSQDQAQFEQQARDSLAAQATLEAEEVGDFDVFVGSYQASILAISN; encoded by the coding sequence TTGAGCGAATTTCTCAACCGCCGCCTGACTTTGCTCGGCGAGCCTGCCACCCTTTCTCTGCTCGCGCAGTGCCTGCATGGCATCGAGCGCGAGTGCCTGCGCGTCAACCACGAGGGTCGCCTGGCACAGACGCCGCACCCCGAGGCGCTGGGATCGGCGCTGACCAACGAACAGGTCACCACGGACTACTCCGAATCGCTGCTGGAATTCATCACGCCCGCACTCGAGGATCCCGCCCAGACCCTGCACAGCCTGGAGCAGATCCACCGCTTCGTGTACAGCAAGCTGGGCAGCGAGTACCTGTGGAGTCCCTCCATGCCCTGCCCGTTGCCGGCCGAGGAAGATATTCCGCTGGCCTACTACGGCACCTCGAACATCGGCCGCCTCAAGTACGTCTATCGCCAGGGCCTGTCCCTGCGTTACGGCCGCACCATGCAGTGCATTGCCGGTATTCACTACAACTTCTCCCTGCCCGAGCAGCTGTGGCCGGTGCTCAAGCAGGCTGATGGCTATGTCGGCACCGATCGTGATTACCAGTCTTCCGCGTACATCGCGCTGATTCGAAACTTCCGTCGCTACAGCTGGTTGCTGATGTACCTGTTCGGCGCCTCGCCGGCACTGGATGCCGGTTTTCTGCGCGGGCGCGCCCATCAGCTCGAGCAGTTGGATGCGCAGACCCTGTACCTGCCCTACGCCACCAGCCTGCGCATGAGCGACCTGGGTTACCAGAGCAACGCCCAGGCCGGCCTGACGCCGTGCTACAACGATCTGGCCAGCTACACCGACAGCCTGCGCAAGGCAGTGGCCACGCCGTATCCGCCGTATGTACAGGTGGGCACGCACAAGGATGGCGAATGGGTGCAGTTGAACACCAACATCCTGCAGATCGAGAACGAGTATTACTCCAACATTCGTCCCAAGCGGGTGACCTACAGTGGTGAGCGGCCGATCCAGGCATTGATGGCCCGTGGCGTGCAGTACATCGAAGTGCGCTGCCTGGACATCAACCCGTTCCTGCCCACCGGCGTCGACCTGACCGAGTCGCGCTTCCTCGATGCGTTCCTGCTGTTCTGTGCGCTGGAAAGCAGCCCGCAGATCGACAGCAGCGAATGCGCGGCCTGTACCGGCAACTTCCTCAGCACGGTCAAGGAAGGTCGTCGGCCGGGCCTGCAGTTGCAGCGCAATGGCGAGGCGGTCGAGCTCAAGGCGTGGGCTGGCGATTTGCTGGAGCGTATCGACGCCGTCGCTGCGTTGCTCGATCGCAGTACTGGTACCGATGAGCATGCCCAGGCGATGGCGGCGCAACGCGCCAAAGTCAGCGATCCGTCGCTGACGCCATCGGCGCAGGTCCTGGCGAAGATGGCCGAGCAGAAACAGAGCTTCGCCGAGTTTTCCTTCAGCCAGAGCCAGGCCCATGCCGAGTACTTCCGGCAACAGCCCCTGAGCAGCCAAGACCAGGCGCAGTTCGAACAGCAGGCGCGCGATTCACTGGCCGCCCAGGCGACGCTCGAGGCCGAGGAAGTGGGCGATTTCGATGTGTTCGTCGGTTCCTACCAGGCAAGCATCCTGGCCATCAGCAACTGA
- a CDS encoding ATP-binding protein yields MKTPVWFPQSFFARTLWLVLVVVLFSKALTLVYLLMNEDVLVDRQYSHGVALTLRAYWAADENNRDQIADAAGLIRVVGGGVPEGEQHWPYSEIYQRQMQAELGEDTEVRLRVHAPPALWVRAPSLGAGWLKVPLYPHPLRGQKIWSVLGWFLAIGLLSTASAWIFVRQLNQPLKRLVFAARQLGQGRSVRLPVSDTPSEMTEVYRAFNQMAEDVEQAGRERELMLAGVSHDLRTPLTRLRLSLELMTSDNEFTPDMVRDIEDMDAILDQFLAFIRDGRDEKVEVVDLGNLVQEVVAPYNQAQEQVLLRLEPIPPFPLRRVSMKRLLNNLIGNALYHAGSGVEVAVNVSGDDNAPYVVLSVLDRGAGIDPGELVGIFDPFIRGDRARSGKGTGLGLAIVKRIAAMHGGNVELRNRSTGGLEARVRLPLGLMLPRDAV; encoded by the coding sequence ATGAAGACCCCTGTCTGGTTTCCCCAAAGTTTCTTCGCCCGAACCCTCTGGCTGGTGCTGGTCGTCGTCCTGTTTTCCAAGGCTCTGACCTTGGTCTACCTGTTGATGAACGAAGACGTGCTGGTCGACCGCCAGTACAGTCACGGTGTGGCGCTGACCCTGCGTGCCTACTGGGCGGCGGACGAGAACAACCGCGACCAGATCGCTGACGCCGCAGGCTTGATTCGCGTGGTCGGCGGCGGTGTGCCAGAAGGCGAACAGCATTGGCCGTACAGTGAAATCTACCAACGCCAGATGCAGGCCGAGCTGGGCGAGGACACCGAAGTGCGCTTGCGCGTCCATGCGCCGCCCGCCCTGTGGGTGCGTGCGCCGAGCCTGGGCGCTGGCTGGTTGAAGGTGCCTTTGTATCCGCACCCATTGCGCGGACAGAAGATCTGGAGCGTGCTGGGCTGGTTTCTGGCGATCGGCCTGTTGTCGACCGCTTCGGCCTGGATCTTCGTGCGTCAGCTCAACCAGCCGCTCAAGCGCCTGGTGTTTGCCGCCCGTCAGCTAGGGCAGGGCCGCAGCGTGCGCCTGCCGGTGAGCGATACGCCCAGTGAGATGACCGAGGTGTACCGGGCGTTCAACCAGATGGCCGAAGACGTCGAACAGGCCGGTCGCGAGCGCGAGCTGATGCTTGCCGGCGTCTCCCACGACCTGCGCACGCCGCTGACCCGGCTGCGGCTGTCGCTGGAACTGATGACCTCGGACAACGAATTCACCCCCGACATGGTCCGCGACATCGAGGACATGGACGCGATCCTCGATCAGTTCCTGGCCTTCATTCGCGACGGGCGCGACGAAAAAGTCGAGGTCGTCGACCTGGGGAATCTGGTGCAGGAAGTCGTTGCGCCCTACAACCAGGCGCAGGAGCAGGTGCTGCTTCGCCTGGAACCGATCCCGCCGTTCCCGCTGCGCCGGGTGTCGATGAAGCGGCTGTTGAACAACCTGATCGGCAACGCGCTCTACCATGCCGGCAGCGGTGTGGAGGTGGCGGTCAACGTTTCGGGCGACGACAACGCGCCCTATGTGGTGCTCAGCGTGCTGGACCGTGGCGCCGGTATCGATCCGGGGGAGCTGGTTGGCATCTTCGACCCGTTCATCCGCGGCGATCGCGCGCGCAGTGGCAAGGGCACCGGGTTGGGTCTGGCGATCGTCAAGCGCATTGCCGCCATGCATGGCGGCAACGTGGAACTGCGCAATCGCTCGACGGGCGGGCTGGAGGCGCGGGTGCGGCTGCCACTGGGCCTGATGCTGCCCAGGGATGCCGTCTAG
- the argA gene encoding amino-acid N-acetyltransferase — protein MPDYVNWLRHASPYINAHRDCTFVVMLPGEGVAHPNFGNIVHDLVLLHSMGVRLVLVHGSRPQIESRLAARGLSPHYHRNLRVTDAATLECVIDAVGHLRIAIEARLSMDMASSPMQGSRLRVAGGNLVTARPIGVVEGVDYHHTGEVRRVDRKGINRLLDERSIVLLSPLGYSPTGEIFNIACEDVATRAAIDLAADKLLLFGAEPGLLDETGHLVRELRPQQVPAHLLRLGNDYQGELLDAAAQACKGGVSRAHIVSYAEDGALLTELFTRNGGGTLVAQEQFEQVREANIEDVGGLLDLISPLEEQGILVRRSREVLEREITQFSVVEREGMIIACAALYPIADSQTGELACLAVNPEYRHGGRGDELLERIEERARALGLNTLFVLTTRTAHWFRERGFVPSGVERLPAARASLYNYQRNSKIFEKAL, from the coding sequence ATGCCCGACTACGTGAATTGGCTTCGCCACGCTTCTCCCTACATCAATGCCCACCGTGACTGCACCTTCGTGGTGATGCTGCCCGGCGAGGGCGTTGCCCACCCCAACTTCGGCAATATCGTCCACGACCTGGTGCTGTTGCACAGCATGGGCGTGCGCCTGGTGCTGGTCCACGGATCGCGCCCGCAGATCGAAAGCCGTCTGGCCGCGCGTGGCCTGAGTCCGCACTATCATCGCAACCTCAGGGTCACCGATGCCGCCACGCTCGAGTGCGTCATCGATGCGGTGGGCCATCTGCGGATCGCCATCGAGGCACGCCTGTCCATGGACATGGCGTCCTCGCCGATGCAGGGCTCGCGGTTGCGTGTGGCAGGCGGCAATCTGGTCACGGCGCGGCCGATCGGCGTGGTCGAGGGTGTCGACTATCACCATACCGGCGAAGTGCGTCGGGTCGATCGCAAGGGCATCAACCGCCTGCTCGACGAACGCTCGATCGTGCTGTTGTCGCCGCTGGGTTATTCGCCTACCGGCGAGATCTTCAACATTGCCTGTGAAGACGTGGCGACGCGGGCCGCCATCGACCTGGCGGCCGACAAGCTGCTGCTGTTCGGTGCCGAGCCGGGGCTGCTCGATGAAACCGGTCACCTGGTGCGCGAACTGCGCCCGCAGCAGGTGCCGGCGCACCTGTTGCGACTGGGTAACGATTACCAGGGGGAATTGCTCGATGCGGCCGCCCAGGCGTGCAAGGGGGGCGTCAGCCGCGCGCACATCGTCAGCTACGCCGAAGATGGCGCATTGCTCACCGAGCTGTTCACCCGCAATGGGGGCGGTACCCTGGTGGCGCAGGAGCAGTTCGAACAGGTACGCGAAGCCAACATCGAAGACGTCGGTGGCTTGCTGGACTTGATCAGCCCGCTGGAAGAGCAGGGCATCCTGGTACGCCGCTCCCGCGAGGTGCTGGAGCGCGAGATCACCCAGTTCAGCGTGGTCGAGCGTGAAGGCATGATCATCGCCTGCGCCGCGCTGTACCCGATCGCCGATTCACAGACCGGCGAGCTGGCGTGCCTGGCGGTGAATCCGGAATACCGCCATGGCGGTCGTGGCGACGAGTTGCTCGAGCGTATCGAAGAGCGGGCGCGGGCGTTGGGGTTGAACACCTTGTTCGTGCTCACCACCCGCACGGCGCACTGGTTCCGCGAACGCGGCTTCGTGCCTAGCGGCGTCGAACGCCTGCCGGCGGCACGCGCCTCGCTGTACAACTACCAGCGTAATTCGAAGATCTTCGAAAAGGCGCTATAG
- a CDS encoding ATP-dependent zinc protease → MREWVALPDLGVAGLRAKIDTGASTSSLHATDIEPFTRAGEKWVRFTAHLGTVVQLRHRRCEAPLVAMKTIKSSNGHAQTRYVIKTTLALGDRVWTVEFTLACRKSMRYRLLLGSKALVHGQLVVNPGVTYVQDKPVFPASTTSATGVA, encoded by the coding sequence CTGCGCGAGTGGGTGGCGCTGCCCGACCTGGGTGTCGCCGGCCTGCGCGCCAAGATCGACACCGGCGCCAGCACCTCCAGCCTGCACGCCACGGACATCGAACCGTTCACCCGTGCCGGTGAGAAGTGGGTGCGTTTCACCGCCCACCTGGGCACCGTGGTGCAACTGCGCCACAGACGCTGCGAAGCACCGCTGGTGGCCATGAAGACCATCAAGAGCTCCAATGGCCATGCGCAGACGCGCTACGTGATCAAGACCACTCTTGCCCTGGGCGACCGGGTCTGGACGGTCGAATTCACCCTGGCCTGTCGTAAATCCATGCGTTACCGCCTGCTGCTGGGTTCCAAGGCGCTGGTCCATGGCCAACTGGTCGTGAACCCTGGCGTCACCTACGTTCAAGACAAGCCGGTGTTCCCGGCCTCTACTACCTCTGCCACAGGTGTTGCATGA
- the ompR gene encoding two-component system response regulator OmpR, which yields MSSTAQAAEGEKILIVDDDPGLSSLLERFFTSKGYRARAVPNVEQMDRLLAREVFHLVVLDLMLPGEDGLSACRRMRAGNNQVPIIMLTAKGDELSRIKGLELGADDYLAKPFNPDELMARVKAVLRRQSAPVPGAPGSEDESVSFGDYELSLATRELKRGDEVHMLTTGEFAVLKALVMNARQPLTRDKLMNLARGREWDALERSIDVQISRLRRMIEPDPSKPRYIQTVWGVGYVFVPDGNAAR from the coding sequence ATGAGCAGTACCGCACAAGCAGCCGAAGGTGAAAAGATCCTCATCGTTGACGACGATCCGGGATTGAGCAGCTTGCTGGAGCGATTCTTCACCAGCAAAGGCTACCGTGCGCGCGCCGTGCCCAACGTCGAGCAAATGGATCGCCTGCTGGCTCGCGAAGTGTTCCATCTGGTGGTGCTGGACCTGATGCTGCCCGGCGAAGACGGCCTGTCCGCCTGCCGCCGCATGCGCGCCGGCAACAATCAGGTCCCGATCATCATGTTGACCGCCAAGGGTGACGAACTCAGCCGCATCAAGGGCCTGGAGCTGGGCGCGGACGACTACCTGGCCAAGCCCTTCAACCCCGACGAGCTGATGGCCCGCGTCAAGGCCGTGCTGCGTCGTCAGTCGGCGCCTGTGCCGGGCGCGCCAGGCAGCGAGGACGAATCGGTGTCCTTCGGCGACTACGAGCTCTCCCTGGCCACCCGCGAGCTCAAGCGTGGCGACGAAGTGCACATGCTCACCACCGGCGAGTTCGCCGTGCTCAAGGCTCTGGTGATGAACGCTCGTCAGCCACTGACCCGCGACAAGCTGATGAACCTGGCCCGTGGACGTGAATGGGACGCTCTGGAGCGCTCCATCGACGTGCAGATCTCGCGCCTGCGCCGCATGATCGAACCCGATCCGTCCAAGCCGCGCTACATCCAAACGGTCTGGGGCGTGGGTTACGTATTCGTACCCGATGGCAACGCCGCCCGGTAG
- a CDS encoding phosphatase PAP2 family protein produces the protein MNKGPLFQARWNVSGLLLCNSIPIVLLCFWLWPIGHHLCTAFDEWLFRLLNAPLASNAAWRYVWTLGSLRPFDIVVGVIMLALLIRGNWVFKAGQVRQAFFGFMAVLLLLVVVRALFSKWIHVMGWDHDSPSMVLADPVLLSDWYPNLERHWELKDRSSQSFPGDHASVLLIWALFMSVCTRRVGQWLCIWALALVFMLPRLVAGAHWGQDDYIGGVLMAVWALGWGYFTPFAAHTSQWLVRVTEPLFRLLAKLPVLGRLSIVAG, from the coding sequence ATGAACAAAGGCCCACTGTTCCAAGCCAGGTGGAACGTTAGCGGCTTGCTGCTGTGCAATTCAATCCCGATCGTGCTGTTGTGCTTCTGGTTATGGCCTATTGGCCATCATTTGTGCACAGCATTCGACGAATGGCTGTTTCGCCTGCTCAACGCGCCCCTGGCCAGCAATGCCGCGTGGCGTTATGTGTGGACCCTGGGCAGCTTGCGACCCTTCGACATCGTGGTCGGCGTGATCATGCTGGCGCTGCTGATCCGCGGCAATTGGGTGTTCAAGGCCGGACAGGTTCGCCAAGCCTTTTTCGGCTTCATGGCCGTGCTGTTGCTCTTAGTGGTGGTGCGCGCGCTGTTTTCCAAGTGGATACACGTAATGGGCTGGGACCACGACAGTCCGAGCATGGTCCTGGCCGATCCGGTACTGCTCAGCGACTGGTACCCGAACCTGGAACGCCACTGGGAACTCAAGGACCGCTCCAGTCAGAGCTTTCCGGGCGATCACGCGTCGGTGCTGCTGATCTGGGCGCTGTTCATGAGCGTCTGTACCCGTCGAGTCGGCCAGTGGCTATGTATCTGGGCCCTGGCCCTGGTGTTCATGCTGCCGCGCCTGGTTGCCGGCGCCCACTGGGGGCAGGACGACTACATCGGCGGCGTGCTGATGGCCGTCTGGGCGCTCGGCTGGGGCTACTTCACGCCTTTCGCAGCCCATACTTCGCAGTGGCTGGTGCGGGTCACCGAGCCATTGTTCAGGCTGCTGGCGAAGCTGCCGGTACTGGGACGGTTGAGTATCGTCGCAGGGTGA
- a CDS encoding Tex family protein, whose translation MISINSRIAEELGVRPQQVEAAVALLDEGSTVPFIARYRKEVTGSLDDTQLRHLEERLRYLRELDERRASILASIEEQGKLTPELTREIQQADTKTRLEDLYLPYKQKRRTKGQIALEAGLGELADGLFADPTLNPETEAARFVDGDKGVLDVKAALEGAKYILMERFAEDATLLAKLRGFLKQEAVLSARVLAGKEEEGAKFRDYFEHDEPLKSMPSHRALAIFRGRNEGILGSSLKVGEELPGTLHPCEMMIGEHFGVKNQQRAADKWLGEVVRWTWKVKLYTHLETDLLSELRENAESEAINVFAHNLHDLLLAAPAGPRATLGLDPGLRTGCKVAVVDATGKLLDHATVYPHVPHNKWDQTLATLAALCAKHAVDLIAIGNGTASRETDKLAAELIKKYPGLKMTKVMVSEAGASVYSASELAAREFPDLDVSIRGAVSIARRLQDPLAELVKIDPKSIGVGQYQHDVSQLKLARGLDAVVEDCVNAVGVDVNTASVALLARISGLNATLAQNIVAHRDEHGAFRTRAALKKVSRLGEKTFEQAAGFLRVMNGDNPLDASAVHPEAYVLVQRIAAGTDRDIRSLIGDSGFLKRLDPKKFTDETFGLPTVTDILQELDKPGRDPRPEFKTAEFQDGVEELKDLQLGMVLEGVVTNVTNFGAFVDIGVHQDGLVHISALSEKFIKDPREAVKAGDVVKVKVMEVDIPRKRVGLSMRMGDTPGEKIDGARGSRPGAAARQQAAPARVKEAAAPANGAMASLFANAKQLKKR comes from the coding sequence ATGATCAGCATAAACAGCCGCATCGCCGAGGAACTCGGCGTCCGCCCTCAACAGGTCGAAGCGGCCGTCGCACTGCTGGATGAAGGTTCGACCGTGCCTTTCATCGCTCGTTACCGCAAGGAGGTGACCGGCAGCCTGGACGACACCCAACTGCGTCACCTCGAAGAGCGCCTGCGCTACCTGCGCGAACTCGACGAGCGCCGCGCCAGTATCCTGGCCAGCATCGAGGAACAGGGCAAGCTGACGCCCGAGCTGACCCGCGAGATCCAGCAGGCCGACACCAAGACACGCCTGGAAGACCTCTACCTGCCGTACAAGCAGAAGCGCCGCACCAAGGGCCAGATCGCCCTGGAGGCCGGCCTTGGCGAGCTGGCCGACGGCCTGTTCGCCGACCCGACGCTGAACCCGGAAACCGAAGCAGCCCGCTTCGTCGACGGCGATAAAGGTGTGCTCGACGTCAAGGCAGCACTGGAAGGCGCCAAGTACATCCTGATGGAGCGCTTCGCCGAAGACGCCACACTGCTGGCCAAGCTGCGCGGCTTCCTCAAGCAGGAAGCGGTACTCAGCGCCCGAGTGCTGGCAGGCAAGGAAGAAGAAGGCGCCAAGTTCCGCGACTACTTCGAGCACGACGAGCCGCTCAAGAGCATGCCCTCGCACCGCGCCCTGGCCATTTTCCGCGGGCGCAACGAAGGTATTCTCGGTTCGTCGCTGAAGGTAGGCGAAGAACTTCCGGGCACCCTGCATCCCTGCGAGATGATGATCGGCGAGCACTTCGGCGTGAAAAACCAGCAGCGCGCCGCCGACAAGTGGCTCGGCGAAGTGGTGCGCTGGACGTGGAAGGTCAAGCTCTACACGCACTTGGAAACCGACCTGCTGAGCGAGCTGCGCGAGAACGCCGAAAGCGAAGCCATCAACGTCTTCGCACACAACCTGCATGACCTGCTGCTGGCCGCCCCGGCGGGCCCGCGCGCCACCCTCGGTCTGGACCCTGGCCTGCGTACCGGCTGCAAGGTGGCGGTGGTGGATGCGACCGGCAAGCTGCTCGATCACGCCACGGTGTACCCGCACGTGCCGCATAACAAATGGGACCAGACCCTGGCCACGCTGGCTGCACTGTGCGCCAAGCATGCCGTGGACCTGATCGCCATCGGCAACGGCACTGCCAGCCGCGAGACCGACAAGCTGGCCGCCGAGCTCATCAAGAAATACCCCGGCCTGAAAATGACCAAGGTGATGGTCTCCGAAGCCGGTGCCTCGGTGTATTCGGCCTCGGAGCTGGCAGCGCGCGAGTTTCCCGACCTGGACGTGTCGATCCGCGGTGCGGTCTCCATCGCTCGGCGCCTGCAGGATCCACTGGCCGAACTGGTCAAGATCGATCCGAAATCCATTGGTGTGGGCCAGTACCAGCACGACGTCTCGCAGCTCAAGCTGGCACGCGGCCTGGATGCCGTGGTGGAAGACTGCGTGAACGCCGTGGGCGTGGACGTCAACACTGCCTCCGTGGCCCTGTTGGCGCGTATTTCCGGGCTCAATGCCACGCTGGCGCAGAACATCGTCGCCCACCGCGACGAGCACGGTGCGTTCCGGACCCGTGCGGCACTGAAGAAAGTCTCTCGCCTGGGCGAAAAAACCTTCGAACAGGCGGCCGGTTTCCTGCGCGTCATGAACGGCGACAATCCGCTGGACGCCTCGGCCGTGCACCCCGAAGCCTATGTGCTGGTGCAGCGCATCGCTGCAGGCACCGATCGGGATATCCGTTCGCTGATCGGCGACAGCGGCTTCCTCAAGCGCCTGGACCCGAAGAAATTCACCGATGAAACCTTCGGCCTGCCAACCGTGACCGACATACTGCAGGAGCTGGACAAGCCGGGCCGCGACCCGCGTCCGGAGTTCAAGACCGCCGAGTTCCAGGACGGTGTGGAAGAGCTCAAGGACCTGCAACTGGGCATGGTGCTCGAAGGCGTGGTGACCAACGTGACCAACTTCGGCGCCTTCGTCGATATCGGCGTGCACCAGGACGGTCTGGTGCACATCTCGGCGCTGTCGGAAAAATTCATCAAGGATCCGCGTGAAGCGGTGAAGGCCGGCGACGTGGTCAAGGTCAAGGTGATGGAAGTGGACATTCCGCGCAAACGCGTGGGGCTGTCGATGCGCATGGGCGACACGCCCGGCGAGAAGATCGACGGCGCACGGGGCAGCCGTCCCGGTGCCGCAGCCCGTCAGCAGGCCGCTCCGGCCCGCGTCAAGGAAGCCGCCGCGCCCGCCAACGGGGCCATGGCGTCGTTGTTCGCCAATGCCAAACAGTTGAAGAAACGCTGA